Part of the Pseudomonadota bacterium genome, GGTGAGTGGGATATGACCGACAGCCTCGTGGGTCCGATCTTCGCGCCCTTACGCGACGCGGTCTTCTTTGCTCGAGTCGAGCTCTCGGCGTGGGGCGCGCCCGTGTGGCCCAACGGTGCCGACGTGGCGCCGGATGCGTTGCACGAGCGCCTGGCACGCCGCCCAGTGCACCGCTGACATCCGGTA contains:
- a CDS encoding DUF2442 domain-containing protein encodes the protein MERLVYVEARHPHRLYAEFSDGVKGEWDMTDSLVGPIFAPLRDAVFFARVELSAWGAPVWPNGADVAPDALHERLARRPVHR